Within Pseudomonas paeninsulae, the genomic segment CTGCATACCGCCACCCTGCTGCACGACGACGTGGTCGACATGTCCGACATGCGCCGCGGCCGCAGCACCGCCAACGCCCAGTGGGGCAACGCCCCTAGCGTACTGGTGGGCGACTTCCTCTATTCGCGCTCCTTCGAAATGATGGTCGAACTCGGCTCGATGCCGGTGATGAAGATCCTCTCCCGCGCCACCCGGGTCATCGCCGAAGGCGAAGTGCTGCAACTGTCGAAGATTCGCGACGCCAGCACCACCGAAGAAACCTACATGGAAGTCATCCGCGGCAAGACCGCGATGCTGTTCGAGGCCTCGACCCACAGCGCGGCGGCCCTGGCCGGCGCCTCGGCCGAACAGACCGAAGCCCTGCGGACCTTTGGCGACAACCTCGGCGTGGCCTTCCAACTGGTCGACGACCTGCTCGACTACCGCGGCGATGCCACGACCCTGGGCAAGAATGTCGGCGACGACCTGGCCGAAGGCAAGCCGACCCTGCCGCTGATCTACTGCATGCGCGAAGGCACTGCCGAACAGGCCGCCCTAGTGCGCCAGGCGATCCAGAAAGGCGGCATCGAGAACCTGGAAAGCATTCGCAATGCCGTAGAAGCCGCCGGTGCCCTGGACTACACCGCCCAGCAAGCCCGTGACTACGCCGAGCGCGCCATCGCCTGCCTGGATGCCCTGCCCGCCAGCGAATACCGCGACGCCCTGGTCGAACTGAGCCGCTTCGCCGTCGCCCGCACCCACTGACGCTTGACGCGACAAGCAGAGCCCGTCCATGCGACGGGCTTTTTATTGCGCGACCAAAGGCAGCGATTAATGCTTGCTATTAATTTAACAGGAATTATTCTCATCTAACTACTTGAAAGGGAGATGAGTCATGACCTACTTGATCGATGCCTGGCTGGACCGACCACAGCCTTACCTGCGCATTCTCAATCGCAACACCGGGGAAGTCTGCGCGGTACTGGAAGAACAAGCACTGGATGAACTGCGCGATCAGGGCGATCTGGATTTGCATGAGCTGAATTCGAGCGAGCCGCTGGTGCTCAAGGAATTGGTCCGCAGCCTGTTTCTGTACTGCTATGCACGGGCTTTGCGCCCGTGACACACGGCCTATCTCGCCCCCGGATTGCATCCGGGCGACGGGACAGCCGTAGGGCGGATGCACAGAGCGCAATCCACCCTAGGTGAGCGCCGCTTAGAGGACGTCCAACAGCTCGACGTCGAACACCAGCACGCTGTGCGGCGGGATACTGCCAACGCCTTGCTCGCCGTAGGCCAGCTCGCTCGGCACGTACAAACGCCATTTGCTGCCGGCATTCATCAGCTGCAGGGCCTCGGTCCAGCCGGCGATGACGCCACCAACCGGAAATTCGGCCGGCTGGCCACGATCATAGGAGCTGTCGAAGACAGTGCCGTCGATCAGGGTGCCATGGTAGTGAGCGCGAATGGTGTCTTCGCGCGTCGGCATCGCGCCGGCGCCAGCGCTCAGCACTTCGTACTGCAGACCTGAAGCCAATACGGTGATGCCATCACGCGCGGCGTTCTCGGCGAGGAAGGCCAGGCCGGCGCCTGCCGCGACTTCGGCCTTGGCCTGAGCGTCGGCCTGCATGACATC encodes:
- a CDS encoding polyprenyl synthetase family protein, translating into MQPQAFYHVVADDFTAVDGIIRQQLVSRVPLVGKIGDYIISAGGKRLRPLLVLLSGKALGLQDDRLRLLAATIEFLHTATLLHDDVVDMSDMRRGRSTANAQWGNAPSVLVGDFLYSRSFEMMVELGSMPVMKILSRATRVIAEGEVLQLSKIRDASTTEETYMEVIRGKTAMLFEASTHSAAALAGASAEQTEALRTFGDNLGVAFQLVDDLLDYRGDATTLGKNVGDDLAEGKPTLPLIYCMREGTAEQAALVRQAIQKGGIENLESIRNAVEAAGALDYTAQQARDYAERAIACLDALPASEYRDALVELSRFAVARTH
- a CDS encoding PA4570 family protein; the encoded protein is MTYLIDAWLDRPQPYLRILNRNTGEVCAVLEEQALDELRDQGDLDLHELNSSEPLVLKELVRSLFLYCYARALRP
- a CDS encoding FKBP-type peptidyl-prolyl cis-trans isomerase, coding for MSELNFSTDETRVSYGIGLQLGGQLRDNPPPGASLEAIIAGISDAFAGQPSRVSEAELSASFKVIRDVMQADAQAKAEVAAGAGLAFLAENAARDGITVLASGLQYEVLSAGAGAMPTREDTIRAHYHGTLIDGTVFDSSYDRGQPAEFPVGGVIAGWTEALQLMNAGSKWRLYVPSELAYGEQGVGSIPPHSVLVFDVELLDVL